From Pseudomonas sp. FP2335, the proteins below share one genomic window:
- a CDS encoding chemotaxis protein CheB, translating to MNDAAANPIHGIEAIVVGASAGGVEALLGIFAELPTGFGLPIIAVLHLPDERRSQLAEVFARRLRIPVREARDKELIEAGTLFFAGPGYHLSVENDRSLSLSQEDRVHHSRPAIDYLFASAADAYGAGLLAILLTGANQDGARGLAHVKQSGGTTIVQDPKEARIAVMPLAALALHAPDHILTLSRIGSLLASLEYSPC from the coding sequence ATGAATGACGCAGCAGCCAACCCGATTCACGGGATTGAAGCCATCGTTGTCGGCGCTTCCGCCGGCGGCGTCGAGGCGTTGCTGGGTATTTTTGCTGAGCTGCCCACAGGCTTTGGCTTGCCGATCATTGCCGTACTGCACCTGCCGGACGAGCGCCGCAGCCAGTTGGCCGAAGTCTTTGCCCGACGCCTGCGCATCCCGGTGCGCGAAGCACGGGACAAGGAATTGATCGAGGCCGGTACGTTGTTTTTTGCCGGGCCTGGTTATCACCTGTCGGTAGAAAACGACCGCAGCCTGTCCCTGAGCCAGGAAGACCGCGTGCATCATTCCCGCCCGGCCATCGACTACCTGTTCGCCTCGGCCGCCGATGCCTATGGCGCCGGCCTGCTGGCGATCCTGCTGACCGGCGCCAACCAGGATGGCGCGCGCGGCCTGGCCCACGTCAAGCAATCGGGTGGTACCACCATCGTGCAGGACCCCAAGGAGGCACGCATTGCCGTGATGCCCCTGGCGGCCCTGGCGCTGCACGCACCTGACCACATTCTTACTTTGAGCCGCATCGGTTCATTGCTGGCTTCCCTGGAATATTCCCCATGTTAA
- a CDS encoding protein-glutamate O-methyltransferase CheR, with protein sequence MERSFLEKSSDIELRLLIEAIYLKYSYDFRDYSGASVKRRVAHALRQFDCATISALQERVLHDPAAFMQLLQFLTIPVSEMFRDPSHFLAIRQEVVPLLKTYPSIKIWIAGCSTGEEVYSMAILLREEGLLERTIIYATDINPASLDKAKQGIFSLENVRAYTANYQQAGGQRSFADYYTAAYDYAIFDKTLRENVTFADHSLATDSVFSETQLISCRNVLIYFNKKLQDRAFGLFHESLCHRGFLVLGSKETLDFSAYSKQFEPLVKQERIYRKS encoded by the coding sequence GTGGAGCGAAGTTTTTTGGAAAAAAGCAGCGATATTGAGCTGCGCCTGCTGATCGAGGCGATTTACCTCAAGTACAGCTACGACTTTCGCGACTACTCCGGTGCGTCGGTAAAACGCCGTGTGGCCCACGCCCTGCGCCAGTTCGACTGCGCGACGATCTCCGCCTTGCAGGAGCGAGTGCTGCACGACCCGGCCGCGTTCATGCAGTTGCTGCAATTCCTGACGATCCCGGTGAGCGAGATGTTTCGCGACCCCTCGCACTTTCTGGCGATCCGCCAGGAAGTCGTGCCGCTGCTCAAGACCTACCCGTCGATCAAGATCTGGATCGCGGGCTGCAGCACGGGGGAGGAGGTGTACTCCATGGCCATTCTGCTGCGCGAGGAGGGTTTGCTCGAACGCACGATCATCTACGCCACGGACATCAACCCGGCGTCCCTGGACAAAGCCAAGCAGGGGATCTTCTCCCTGGAAAACGTGCGGGCCTACACCGCCAATTATCAGCAGGCCGGTGGGCAACGTTCATTTGCCGACTACTACACCGCGGCTTACGATTACGCGATCTTCGACAAGACATTGCGCGAGAACGTGACCTTCGCCGACCACAGCTTGGCAACCGATAGCGTATTCTCGGAAACTCAATTAATTTCGTGTCGTAACGTATTGATTTATTTCAATAAAAAATTGCAGGATCGTGCGTTTGGATTATTCCATGAGTCGCTGTGCCATCGCGGCTTCCTGGTGCTGGGCAGCAAAGAAACCCTGGATTTCTCCGCCTACAGCAAGCAATTCGAACCGCTGGTCAAGCAAGAACGGATCTACCGAAAATCATGA
- a CDS encoding response regulator: MTPATSVDEKSFRTLLSRNVALPLGVGVLSAVFFVCLITYLLSVIQWVEHTDRVINNLNESSKLTVDLETGMRGFLITGDEHFLDPYEVAKPRIIADLRNLQELVADNPQQLDRLKRLEALQSEWNNYAQSMIDMQRHSGDYRSAVKAGRGKRLTDEIRKEYDDAVAMEQQFRLSRNEQVTRATVISVTLYLAFVLGLSGFLAYVGRKNLLSLSTSYAANLASQQKIARRLEQQAWLRNGQTELAEQVLGQLTLNMLGRNILQFFAQYMGSVVAALYVREEHGGLKRVATYGFSREQEQLEQAIYSDEGIVGQAAQLDRLIRLDDVPVDYFKVSSGLGEGPTRSVLVMPTSDDDRVNGVVELGFLRPLEERDVELLELIAGNIGTSIEAARYRQRLQEVLAETQQLNEELQVQQEELKTANEELEEQSRILKESQTHLEIQQAELEQTNEQLAEQTQVLADQRDALDRKNAELSQAQLELEDRADELTRSSKYKSEFLANMSHELRTPLNSSLILAKLLAENPQENLSAEQVKFAESIYSAGNDLLNLINDILDISKVEAGKLEVRPETSSVARLVDGLRGMFEPLAADRKLGFQVDIQDDAPAMLFTDRQRLEQILKNLLSNAVKFTEQGEVSLSVSGVPGEGIAFTVRDSGIGIAPDQQESIFEAFRQADGTTNRRYGGTGLGLSISRDLATLLGGYISVTSVPGEGSVFTLVLPEQYVERGEDAAPIEAPRQVVVVPAPAPAPVKVSPLPVADATLIPRFADDRDKAPFATRCILVVEDEPNFARILFDLAHELGYQCLVAHGADEGYNLAEEYLPDAILLDMRLPDHSGLTVLQRLKEHANTRHIPVHVISVEDRVEAAMHMGAIGYAVKPTTREELKDVFARLEAKLTQKVKRVLLVEDDDLQRDSIARLIGDDDIEITDVGYAQAALDLLRTNVYDCMIIDLKLPDMLGNELLKRMATEDICSFPPVIVYTGRNLTRDEEAELRKYSRSIIIKGARSPERLLDEVTLFLHKVESQLSHDRQKMLKTARSRDKVFEGRKILLVDDDVRNIFALTSALEHKGAVVVIGRNGYEAIDKLNEVEDIDLVLMDVMMPEMDGYEATALIRQDPRWKKLPIIAVTAKAMKDDQERCLAAGSNDYLAKPIDLDRLFSLIRVWLPKMERI; the protein is encoded by the coding sequence ATGACTCCCGCGACGTCTGTCGATGAAAAGAGCTTCCGTACTCTCCTGAGCCGAAATGTGGCACTGCCATTGGGTGTGGGCGTGCTCAGTGCGGTGTTTTTCGTGTGCTTGATTACCTATCTCTTGTCGGTAATCCAGTGGGTTGAACACACCGATCGGGTGATCAACAACCTCAATGAATCGTCAAAACTCACGGTTGACCTGGAAACCGGCATGCGCGGTTTCTTGATCACGGGTGACGAGCATTTCCTCGACCCCTATGAGGTCGCCAAGCCGCGCATCATTGCCGACTTGCGCAACTTGCAGGAACTGGTGGCGGACAACCCGCAGCAACTCGACCGCCTCAAGCGCCTCGAAGCCCTGCAAAGCGAGTGGAACAATTACGCTCAATCGATGATTGATATGCAGCGCCACTCCGGTGACTACCGCAGCGCGGTCAAGGCCGGTCGGGGCAAGCGCCTGACCGATGAGATCCGCAAGGAATACGACGACGCGGTGGCAATGGAGCAGCAGTTCCGGCTCTCGCGCAACGAACAAGTCACCCGCGCCACGGTGATCAGCGTCACGCTGTACCTGGCGTTCGTACTCGGCTTGAGCGGGTTTCTAGCCTACGTTGGCAGGAAGAATTTACTTTCCTTGTCAACCAGTTACGCCGCAAACCTCGCGTCTCAACAGAAGATCGCACGGCGTCTGGAGCAGCAAGCCTGGCTGCGTAACGGCCAGACCGAGCTGGCAGAGCAAGTGCTCGGCCAACTGACGCTGAACATGCTGGGCCGCAATATCCTGCAATTTTTTGCCCAATACATGGGCTCGGTTGTCGCCGCGCTGTATGTCCGCGAAGAACACGGCGGCCTCAAGCGTGTGGCCACCTATGGTTTTTCCCGCGAGCAGGAGCAACTGGAACAGGCGATCTACAGCGACGAAGGCATCGTTGGGCAAGCCGCCCAGCTTGATCGCCTGATTCGCTTGGATGATGTGCCGGTGGATTACTTCAAGGTCAGCTCCGGCCTGGGCGAAGGCCCGACCCGTAGCGTTCTGGTCATGCCCACCAGCGACGACGACCGTGTCAATGGCGTGGTCGAGCTGGGTTTCCTGCGCCCGCTGGAAGAACGTGACGTCGAGCTGCTGGAACTGATCGCCGGCAACATCGGTACGTCCATCGAAGCCGCACGTTATCGCCAACGTTTGCAGGAAGTGCTGGCCGAGACCCAGCAGCTCAACGAAGAGCTGCAAGTGCAGCAGGAAGAGCTCAAGACCGCCAACGAAGAGCTCGAAGAACAGTCGCGCATCCTCAAGGAGTCCCAGACCCACCTGGAAATCCAGCAGGCCGAGCTGGAACAGACCAACGAGCAACTGGCCGAGCAGACCCAGGTGCTTGCAGACCAGCGCGATGCGTTGGATCGCAAGAACGCCGAGTTGAGCCAGGCTCAACTCGAACTGGAAGACCGCGCCGACGAGTTGACGCGCTCGAGCAAGTACAAGTCCGAATTCCTCGCCAATATGTCCCACGAGCTGCGCACACCGCTGAACAGCTCGTTGATCCTGGCCAAACTGCTCGCGGAAAACCCGCAGGAAAACCTCAGCGCCGAGCAGGTCAAGTTCGCCGAATCGATCTATTCCGCCGGCAATGACCTGCTCAACCTGATCAACGACATCCTTGATATTTCCAAGGTCGAGGCCGGCAAACTGGAAGTGCGTCCGGAGACTTCCAGCGTCGCCCGCCTGGTCGACGGCCTGCGCGGCATGTTCGAGCCCCTGGCGGCGGACCGCAAGCTGGGCTTCCAGGTCGATATACAGGACGATGCCCCCGCGATGCTGTTCACCGACCGCCAGCGTCTGGAACAGATCCTCAAGAACCTGCTATCCAACGCGGTCAAGTTCACCGAACAGGGCGAGGTGAGCCTGTCGGTGTCCGGCGTGCCAGGAGAGGGCATCGCCTTTACCGTGCGCGATTCGGGGATCGGGATTGCGCCGGACCAACAGGAAAGCATCTTCGAAGCCTTCCGCCAGGCCGACGGCACCACCAACCGCCGTTACGGCGGCACCGGGCTGGGCCTGTCGATTTCCCGCGACCTGGCGACCCTACTCGGCGGCTACATCAGCGTCACCAGCGTGCCGGGCGAGGGCAGCGTGTTCACCCTGGTGCTGCCGGAGCAATATGTGGAGCGCGGGGAAGACGCCGCCCCCATCGAAGCTCCGCGCCAAGTCGTGGTAGTGCCGGCACCGGCACCGGCGCCGGTGAAGGTCTCGCCGCTGCCGGTGGCCGATGCCACATTGATCCCACGCTTCGCCGACGACCGTGACAAAGCGCCGTTCGCCACACGCTGCATCCTGGTGGTGGAAGACGAGCCGAACTTTGCGCGCATCCTGTTCGATCTGGCCCACGAGCTTGGTTATCAGTGCCTGGTGGCCCATGGTGCGGACGAGGGCTACAACCTCGCCGAAGAGTATCTGCCCGACGCAATCCTGCTGGACATGCGCCTGCCGGACCATTCCGGGCTCACCGTGCTGCAACGCCTCAAGGAACACGCCAACACACGCCACATCCCGGTGCACGTGATTTCCGTGGAAGACCGCGTCGAAGCCGCCATGCACATGGGGGCCATCGGCTACGCGGTCAAACCCACCACCCGCGAAGAGCTCAAGGACGTGTTTGCGCGCCTGGAAGCCAAGTTGACCCAGAAGGTCAAGCGCGTGCTGCTGGTGGAGGACGATGACCTGCAACGTGACAGCATTGCCCGCCTGATCGGCGACGATGACATCGAGATCACCGACGTCGGCTACGCCCAGGCCGCCCTCGACCTGCTGCGCACCAACGTCTACGACTGCATGATCATCGACCTCAAGCTGCCGGACATGCTTGGCAACGAACTGCTCAAGCGCATGGCCACCGAGGACATCTGCTCGTTCCCGCCGGTCATTGTCTATACCGGGCGCAACCTGACCCGCGATGAAGAGGCCGAACTGCGCAAGTATTCGCGCTCGATCATCATCAAGGGCGCCCGCTCGCCGGAGCGCCTGCTCGACGAAGTCACACTCTTTCTGCACAAAGTCGAATCCCAGTTGTCCCATGACCGTCAGAAGATGCTCAAGACCGCCCGCAGTCGCGACAAGGTCTTCGAGGGGCGCAAAATCCTGCTGGTGGATGACGATGTGCGCAACATCTTCGCCCTGACCAGCGCCCTGGAGCACAAAGGCGCGGTGGTGGTGATCGGGCGTAACGGCTACGAAGCCATCGACAAACTCAATGAAGTCGAGGACATCGACCTGGTGCTGATGGACGTGATGATGCCGGAGATGGACGGTTACGAGGCCACGGCCCTGATCCGCCAGGACCCGCGCTGGAAAAAGCTGCCGATCATTGCAGTAACGGCCAAGGCCATGAAGGACGATCAGGAGCGTTGCCTCGCGGCGGGTTCCAATGACTACCTGGCCAAGCCGATTGATCTGGACCGCCTGTTCTCATTGATCCGCGTCTGGCTACCGAAGATGGAACGCATTTAA
- a CDS encoding response regulator translates to MPPLASTILVVEDDAIVRMLIVDVLEELEFSVLEAADAEEALALVNNLDQPIDLMMTDVGLPDMDGKQLAAKVRELRPALPILFASGYAENIDVPPGMQVIGKPFSIDQLRDKVQSILRTA, encoded by the coding sequence ATGCCCCCGCTCGCCTCCACCATCCTTGTAGTCGAAGATGACGCCATCGTGCGCATGCTGATCGTCGACGTGCTCGAAGAACTGGAGTTCAGTGTGCTTGAGGCCGCGGATGCCGAAGAAGCGCTGGCGTTGGTCAACAATCTGGATCAACCGATCGACCTGATGATGACCGACGTCGGCCTGCCAGACATGGACGGCAAGCAACTGGCGGCCAAGGTACGTGAGCTACGCCCCGCGCTGCCGATCCTGTTTGCCAGCGGCTATGCGGAAAACATTGATGTACCGCCTGGCATGCAGGTGATCGGCAAGCCGTTCTCCATCGACCAGTTACGTGACAAGGTCCAGTCGATCCTGCGCACCGCCTGA
- a CDS encoding DUF1254 domain-containing protein, producing the protein MIGKPTRLLLASLSILMSTGALADFTASPAEARAIAKEAYLYGYPVVAMYKTLYTQAVDKGGANFKAPFNRIANSAQVLTPKDSAVASPNVDTPYSFVWMDLRKEPQVLTLPKIDDNRYYSVQLIDLYTQNFAYLGTRSTGNNGGHYMVAGPGWKGQQPVDIDRVLYSESNIAYALYRTQLFDEKDLGKVKQIQGGYKVQPLSSYVKQPAPAAAPRIEWPKPMATMTEGPQLFRYLNFMLAFAAPQDSEKDLLARFAKIGIAAGAPFKVNQLSAEQRKALEDGISDARAEFAAFKKDKLDTNQVTRADLYGSRDRLKNNYLYRYAGADQGLFGSSSDEIAHLKYVLDSDGKPANGARHSYTVHFAKDQLPPTDAFWSLTMYDAKTKQLVPNHKKRYVINSRMLADLKPDADGGVTLALQHHEPPKAEQSNWLPAPTGPFYAVLRIYLPKPEVGSGQWKLPPLTPLK; encoded by the coding sequence ATGATTGGAAAACCGACGCGCCTGCTGTTGGCGAGCCTCTCGATACTCATGAGTACCGGCGCCCTGGCCGACTTCACCGCCAGCCCCGCCGAAGCCCGCGCCATTGCCAAGGAAGCCTATCTGTACGGCTACCCGGTGGTGGCGATGTACAAGACGCTCTACACCCAGGCCGTTGATAAAGGCGGTGCCAACTTCAAGGCGCCGTTCAATCGCATCGCCAATTCCGCCCAGGTGCTCACCCCCAAGGACTCCGCCGTCGCCTCCCCCAACGTGGACACGCCCTACTCCTTCGTCTGGATGGACCTGCGCAAGGAACCCCAGGTACTGACCCTGCCCAAGATCGACGACAACCGTTACTACTCGGTGCAGTTGATCGACCTGTATACGCAGAACTTCGCCTACCTGGGTACCCGCAGCACAGGCAACAATGGCGGCCACTACATGGTCGCAGGCCCAGGCTGGAAAGGTCAGCAGCCGGTGGACATCGACCGCGTGCTCTACAGCGAAAGCAACATTGCCTACGCCCTGTACCGCACGCAGCTGTTCGATGAAAAAGACCTGGGCAAGGTCAAGCAGATCCAGGGCGGCTACAAAGTACAGCCCCTGAGCAGCTACGTGAAACAGCCGGCCCCGGCCGCCGCGCCCAGGATCGAATGGCCCAAGCCCATGGCCACCATGACCGAAGGCCCGCAGCTGTTCCGCTACCTGAACTTCATGCTGGCGTTTGCTGCGCCCCAGGACAGCGAAAAAGACCTGTTGGCCCGCTTCGCCAAGATCGGCATCGCCGCAGGTGCGCCATTCAAGGTCAACCAGTTGAGCGCAGAACAGCGTAAAGCCCTTGAGGACGGAATCAGCGATGCCCGGGCCGAGTTCGCCGCCTTCAAGAAGGACAAGCTCGACACCAACCAGGTGACCAGGGCCGATCTCTACGGTAGCCGCGACCGCCTCAAGAACAATTACCTCTACCGCTACGCCGGCGCCGACCAAGGGCTTTTCGGCAGTTCCAGCGATGAAATCGCGCACCTGAAGTACGTCCTCGACAGTGACGGCAAACCGGCCAACGGCGCGCGCCACAGCTACACCGTACACTTCGCCAAGGACCAACTGCCGCCGACCGATGCGTTCTGGTCGCTGACCATGTACGACGCCAAGACCAAGCAGCTGGTGCCCAACCACAAGAAACGCTACGTGATCAATTCACGCATGTTGGCAGACCTCAAGCCTGACGCCGATGGCGGCGTGACGCTGGCGTTGCAGCACCACGAGCCGCCGAAAGCCGAGCAAAGCAACTGGCTGCCCGCCCCGACCGGGCCGTTCTACGCAGTGCTGCGCATCTATCTGCCCAAGCCCGAGGTAGGGAGCGGTCAGTGGAAACTGCCGCCGCTGACACCGCTCAAGTAA
- a CDS encoding J domain-containing protein, giving the protein MTCWNVLGLTPDADSRAIKRQYAALLKKTRPDDDPEGFQRLREAYEAALAWSAQAYDEAPEVLVEETGISLDQRYQAAMADGTLLLFEIHLLQRSVDGELDAADTRWAFETFNWMTAWQRLELPVALMQTLEYQQRTALQKPLYEALEQQHDGAFLAAYAARNERTWVSKYPHADWFNEWLARLLANNRYWSSAVFDAVCVGQGWHGGADHSCPADEWALLLRRQQAPLFLAQQRALAEQPPYSPQQRAARLLLAPMTLGQRRAFAQRLDEDDWQACQALSADIYAEHVAVAEAMPGGTVYFWQGWDKSLDTWPWLVALLLACVVGTFGQADTLHGNVVPTVGLGLLWSLAFAIGAGVAWQVWRPLAHQYRLQDERLSQRLPRWLSPTHLPLLPLRDLLPGGVLVAVLGYWFGPLASLTLVLALALIGAVKRPFMNQHTPWSVRNPRKTNLAIALCVVGGIALYGGLKVLDNHYLVTRNQGLQQWTERLCSRMPRTADHCQAPATQEQWYGQEAAQ; this is encoded by the coding sequence ATGACTTGCTGGAATGTCCTCGGCCTCACCCCGGACGCCGATAGCCGCGCAATCAAGCGTCAATACGCGGCGTTACTGAAAAAGACCCGTCCGGATGACGACCCCGAGGGCTTCCAGCGCTTGCGCGAAGCCTACGAAGCGGCGTTGGCGTGGAGTGCGCAAGCGTACGACGAGGCCCCCGAGGTGCTGGTCGAGGAAACGGGCATCAGCCTCGACCAGCGCTATCAAGCCGCGATGGCCGACGGCACGCTGCTGCTCTTCGAAATTCACCTGTTGCAACGCAGTGTCGACGGCGAACTCGACGCCGCCGACACCCGGTGGGCGTTCGAAACGTTCAATTGGATGACGGCCTGGCAGCGCCTGGAACTGCCCGTTGCATTGATGCAAACCCTGGAATACCAACAACGCACCGCATTGCAAAAACCTCTGTACGAGGCCCTTGAGCAACAACACGACGGGGCATTCCTCGCCGCCTATGCCGCACGGAACGAGCGTACGTGGGTGAGCAAATACCCCCACGCCGACTGGTTCAACGAATGGCTGGCCAGGCTGCTGGCAAACAACCGTTATTGGTCGAGCGCGGTGTTTGACGCGGTCTGCGTCGGCCAGGGCTGGCACGGTGGCGCGGACCACAGCTGCCCTGCCGATGAGTGGGCGTTGCTGCTGCGCCGCCAGCAGGCACCGCTGTTCCTGGCCCAGCAGCGTGCACTGGCCGAACAGCCGCCCTACAGCCCCCAGCAACGCGCCGCCCGCTTGCTGTTGGCACCGATGACACTCGGTCAGCGTCGCGCATTTGCCCAGCGCTTGGATGAAGACGACTGGCAGGCTTGCCAGGCACTCAGCGCGGACATCTACGCCGAACACGTCGCCGTGGCCGAAGCGATGCCCGGTGGCACCGTGTATTTCTGGCAAGGTTGGGACAAGAGCCTGGACACCTGGCCATGGTTGGTGGCGCTGCTGTTGGCGTGTGTGGTCGGCACCTTCGGGCAGGCCGACACCTTGCACGGCAACGTCGTCCCGACTGTCGGCCTAGGGCTGTTGTGGTCGCTGGCCTTTGCAATAGGCGCGGGTGTGGCATGGCAGGTCTGGCGGCCGCTGGCGCATCAATATCGCTTGCAGGACGAGCGCCTGAGCCAGCGCCTGCCGCGCTGGCTCAGCCCCACTCACCTGCCCTTGCTGCCGCTTCGTGATCTGCTGCCCGGTGGGGTGCTCGTCGCCGTCCTCGGTTACTGGTTCGGCCCCCTCGCCAGCCTGACCCTGGTGCTGGCACTGGCGTTGATCGGTGCAGTCAAGCGGCCGTTCATGAACCAACACACGCCGTGGTCCGTGCGCAACCCGCGCAAGACCAACCTCGCTATTGCGCTGTGCGTCGTCGGCGGCATCGCGCTGTACGGCGGCTTGAAGGTGCTCGACAACCACTACCTGGTCACTCGCAATCAAGGCCTGCAACAGTGGACCGAGCGTTTGTGCAGCCGCATGCCGCGCACCGCCGATCACTGCCAGGCCCCTGCGACGCAGGAGCAGTGGTATGGCCAGGAGGCTGCACAATGA
- a CDS encoding DUF3829 domain-containing protein, whose protein sequence is MNSNWFIALGIALVMGLFGLAGAARQVQLVGLWWDQRDGADTAMASALAPLIDCVNRVDRDTRLVYYRRANPNLSDGQSTLYPAGYPHNRSEFGDTTEPEARVIQKDVCGENIALKLKSQQPGSRLIGLAERFVPSLNAITGLIYASKSSQPQSAAYERLFNDNMLALLRKNMLKEGAAYTSISAELRRALEREEQRLRPAQLTLLKARFGEDLHWHVLNYMITARQAINQVDQGMRNASLTPQALATLAAAVQVAGENTERFAKGVPRTARDEDAAYLWYSVKPSVDAYLEAMHALLNDWLDHASPQQLSDDYYVVARRYDSLLSYYNRQARNTF, encoded by the coding sequence ATGAATTCCAATTGGTTTATTGCCCTCGGCATTGCGCTGGTCATGGGCCTGTTTGGCCTCGCCGGTGCCGCCAGGCAAGTGCAACTGGTGGGGTTGTGGTGGGACCAGCGCGATGGCGCCGACACGGCAATGGCCAGCGCGCTGGCACCGCTCATCGATTGCGTCAACCGCGTCGACCGCGATACGCGACTGGTGTACTACCGCCGCGCCAACCCGAACCTCAGCGATGGGCAGTCAACACTGTACCCCGCCGGCTATCCGCACAACCGCAGCGAATTCGGCGATACCACCGAGCCCGAGGCGCGGGTGATCCAGAAAGATGTCTGCGGTGAAAACATCGCGCTCAAACTCAAGAGCCAGCAACCCGGTAGCCGCTTGATCGGCCTAGCCGAGCGGTTCGTGCCGAGCCTGAATGCCATCACCGGGTTGATCTACGCGTCCAAGTCGTCCCAGCCACAGTCGGCGGCCTACGAACGCTTGTTCAACGACAACATGTTGGCGCTGCTCAGGAAGAACATGCTCAAAGAAGGCGCGGCCTACACGTCGATCTCCGCCGAGCTGCGCCGCGCGCTGGAACGCGAGGAACAGCGCTTGCGACCCGCGCAACTGACCCTGCTAAAAGCTCGTTTCGGCGAAGACCTGCACTGGCACGTGCTCAATTACATGATCACAGCGCGCCAGGCAATCAACCAGGTCGACCAGGGCATGCGCAACGCCAGCCTCACGCCCCAAGCGCTGGCGACGCTGGCGGCCGCCGTGCAGGTGGCTGGCGAGAACACTGAACGCTTCGCCAAAGGTGTCCCGCGCACCGCCCGCGACGAGGACGCGGCCTACCTCTGGTACAGCGTCAAACCGAGCGTCGACGCCTACCTTGAGGCGATGCATGCGTTGCTCAACGATTGGCTTGATCACGCGTCGCCGCAGCAACTGAGCGACGACTATTATGTCGTCGCCCGCCGCTATGACAGCCTGCTCAGCTACTACAATCGCCAGGCGCGCAACACGTTCTAG
- a CDS encoding DUF3313 domain-containing protein, whose product MKPRLMLSALCVASIAMAGCASKITQPDEYSGFLSDYSQLKEAKSPSGAEVMRWVDPKLDLSRYHAVFIEPTQFYPKPQASAKIPDSTLNGINAYYNQALKRELEKSLPLAKAPGPGVVVVRAAITAVSSKTEALKPYEYIPVALAVAAVSTGAGIRDQETTLGTEAQFLDGASGKVLAQVVRKGTGKPLANDAQVMKADDVKSVIDGWASDLHQSYLKLKRP is encoded by the coding sequence ATGAAACCAAGACTAATGCTCAGCGCGCTGTGCGTTGCCTCCATCGCAATGGCAGGCTGCGCCAGCAAAATCACGCAACCGGATGAATATTCCGGGTTTCTTTCCGACTACAGCCAGCTCAAGGAGGCCAAGTCGCCGTCGGGCGCCGAAGTGATGCGCTGGGTCGATCCCAAGCTCGACCTGAGCCGCTACCACGCGGTGTTTATCGAGCCGACCCAGTTCTACCCCAAGCCCCAAGCCAGCGCAAAAATTCCCGACAGCACCCTCAATGGCATCAACGCCTACTACAACCAGGCGCTCAAGCGTGAACTGGAGAAATCCCTGCCGCTGGCCAAGGCCCCAGGCCCCGGGGTGGTCGTGGTACGCGCAGCGATAACCGCCGTCAGCAGCAAGACCGAAGCGCTCAAGCCTTACGAGTACATTCCGGTGGCGCTGGCCGTGGCGGCGGTGAGTACCGGCGCGGGTATCCGTGACCAGGAAACCACGTTGGGCACTGAGGCACAGTTTCTCGACGGGGCCAGCGGCAAGGTGCTTGCCCAAGTGGTGCGCAAAGGCACCGGCAAGCCGCTGGCCAACGACGCGCAGGTAATGAAGGCCGATGACGTCAAGAGTGTGATCGATGGCTGGGCATCAGACCTGCATCAGTCTTATCTAAAGCTGAAAAGACCCTAG